In Trichomycterus rosablanca isolate fTriRos1 chromosome 4, fTriRos1.hap1, whole genome shotgun sequence, one DNA window encodes the following:
- the LOC134311679 gene encoding H(+)/Cl(-) exchange transporter 5-like, protein MDSAGFYNDNNSNESSDDDLVDLSGAAEDLLEDVPCLEPNHFAGYIKGEGRRQNGNAGFLDLLDTGVSGVGTYDDFNTIDWVREKSKDRDRHREISKKRKQSVLALLFSVSDAFSGWLLMLLIGLMSGALAGGIDIAAHWLTDLKEGVCLNGFWFNHEHCCWNSNETTFQERNKCPDWKSWAELMVGVSEGASAYVVNYLMYVSWALIFSYLAVVLVKAFAPYACGSGIPEIKTILSGFIIRGYLGKWTLVIKTVTLVLAVSSGLSLGKEGPLVHVACCCANILCHLFTKYRKNEAKRREVLSAASAVGVSVAFGAPIGGVLFSLEEVSYYFPLKTLWRSFFAALVAAFTLHSINPFGNSRLVLFYVEFHTPWHLLELFPFVLLGIFGGLWGAFFIRANMAWCRRRKNTRLGHYPVLEVVLVTLATALLAFPNDYTRMSGSHLISELFNDCSLLDSSQLCNYTSLERGGTGSVNFSHSANFSSSLPDRVAGPGVYTAIWQLALAIIFKTIATVITFGIKVPSGLFIPSMAVGAIAGRLLGIGMEQLAYYNHDSAIFRGWCSPGARCITPGLYAMLGAAACLGGVTRMTVSLVVIMFELTGGLEYIVPLMAATMTSKWVADALGREGIYEAHIRLNGYPFLETKEEFEHKTLAMDVMRPRPSDPLLFVLTQSGMSVDQVEAMIADTSYSGFPVVTSKESQRLVGFVQRRDLVISVDNARRCQEGIVGASQIIFTEHTPAQSHDGPPTLNLHSILDLSPLAITDHTPMDITVDIFRKLGLRQCLVTQNGRLLGIITKKDILKHMAQMANRDPDSILFN, encoded by the exons GCTACATTAAAGGAGAAGGCCGTAGGCAAAATGGCAATGCTGGTTTTCTAGATCTGCTGGATACTGGAGTTAGTGGGGTGGGAACATATGATGACTTCAACACCATCGACTGGGTGAGGGAAAAATCAAAGGACCGAGACCGGCACAGAGAG ATCAGCAAAAAGAGAAAGCAGTCGGTTTTGGCTCTTCTTTTTAGTGTGAGCGATGCATTCTCCGGCTGGCTTCTTATGCTGCTTATCGGCCTCATGTCTG gaGCCCTGGCTGGTGGTATAGACATTGCGGCTCACTGGCTAACAGATCTAAAGGAGGGCGTTTGTCTAAATGGCTTCTGGTTCAATCATGAGCACTGCTGCTGGAACTCCAACGAGACCACCTTCCAGGAACGAAACAAATGCCCAGACTGGAAGAGCTGGGCCGAGCTTATGGTTGGAGTCAGTGAG GGGGCGAGTGCATACGTGGTTAACTATCTGATGTATGTGAGCTGGGCTCTGATCTTCTCCTACCTGGCTGTAGTTCTAGTCAAAGCCTTCGCCCCTTATGCCTGCGGCTCAGGGATCCCGGAG ATCAAAACCATCCTGAGTGGCTTTATAATTCGAGGCTACCTGGGAAAATGGACTCTAGTAATAAAGACTGTTACTCTGGTGCTGGCTGTGTCTTCAGGCCTCAGTCTGGGGAAGGAGGGCCCATTGGTACATGTTGCATGTTGCTGTGCCAACATTCTGTGCCATCTATTCACCAAATACAGAAAAAATGAGGCCAAAAGAAGGGAG GTCCTGTCAGCGGCGTCTGCTGTGGGTGTGTCTGTAGCTTTTGGAGCTCCTATTGGAGGAGTGCTTTTCAGTCTGGAGGAG GTCAGCTACTACTTCCCCCTCAAGACACTGTGGCGTTCGTTCTTCGCTGCTCTGGTGGCTGCATTCACTCTGCACTCAATCAATCCATTCGGAAACAGCCGTCTGGTTCTCTTCTATGTGGAGTTTCACACTCCATGGCACCTGCTGGAGCTTTTCCCTTTCGTTCTGCTGGGCATTTTTGGTGGTCTGTGGGGAGCGTTCTTCATCCGTGCCAACATGGCATGGTGCAGACGGCGAAAGAACACACGCCTGGGTCATTACCCCGTGTTAGAGGTGGTGTTGGTTACTCTGGCTACAGCACTTCTGGCCTTCCCTAATGACTACACACGCATGAGCGGCAGCCATCTGATCTCTGAGCTCTTCAATGACTGCAGCCTGCTCGACTCCTCACAGCTGTGTAACTACACATCACTGGAAAGAGGTGGAACAGGGAGCGTTAATTTTAGTCACAGTGCTAACTTCAGCAGCAGCTTACCTGACAGAGTAGCTGGACCTGGAGTGTATACGGCCATCTGGCAGCTGGCACTAGCGATTATCTTTAAGACGATTGCCACTGTCATTACCTTTGGCATtaag GTGCCCTCTGGTCTGTTCATCCCCAGTATGGCTGTTGGGGCGATAGCGGGAAGGTTACTGGGCATCGGCATGGAGCAGCTGGCCTACTACAACCATGACTCGGCTATCTTCAGAGGCTGGTGTTCACCTGGGGCCAGATGTATCACGCCAGGCCTCTATGCCATGCTCGGGGCTGCAGCATGTCTGG GTGGTGTGACTCGGATGACTGTGTCTCTGGTGGTCATCATGTTTGAGCTGACTGGAGGGCTGGAGTACATCGTGCCCCTTATGGCGGCCACAATGACCAGTAAGTGGGTGGCAGATGCGCTGGGTAGAGAGGGCATCTATGAGGCGCACATCAGACTAAATGGCTACCCATTCCTTGAGACCAAGGAGGAGTTTGAGCACAAGACGCTGGCCATGGATGTGATGCGACCACGTCCTTCCGACCCTCTGCTTTTCGTCCTGACACAGAGCGGTATGAGTGTCGACCAAGTGGAGGCTATGATTGCTGATACCTCATACAGTGGCTTTCCTGTTGTGACATCTAAGGAGTCTCAAAGACTGGTGGGCTTTGTGCAGCGAAGAGACCTAGTTATATCAGTAG ATAATGCCCGCCGGTGTCAGGAGGGCATCGTAGGAGCATCACAGATTATATTCACTGAACACACACCAGCGCAGTCTCACGACGGTCCCCCTACTCTTAACCTGCACAGCATTCTAGACCTCAGTCCACTCGCCATCACTGACCACACACCCATGGACATCACAGTGGACATCTTCCGGAAGCTAGGTCTCCGCCAGTGTCTCGTCACACAGAACGG